CCTTCGATACGACTTTTTACTCGTTCAGTCGCGACATCTCCTCGTCCGTGAGGTCGAGGTGCGTCGCGCCGACGTTCTGCTTCAGGTGCTCGACGTCGGCCGTCCCGGGGATGGGAAGCGTCACCGGGGAGTGTTCGAGCAACCACGCCAGCATCACCTGGTACCGCGTCGCGTCGCGTTCCGAGGCGACGTCTTCGAGCGCCTCGGACTTCGCGTCGACGTCGCCCGCCGCGAGCGGCGACCACGGGATGAACCCGATATCGTACTCCTCGCAGGCCGCCAGCACGTCGTCGTCCTCGCGGTGCCCGAGGTTGAAGCGGTTCTGCACCGTCGCGACGTCGACGATGTCCCGCGCCGTCTCCAACTGCTCGACGCTGACGTTGCTGAGACCGACGTGCCCGATAACGCCCTCGTCTTTCAGTTCGGCCAGCGCCGTCACCGACTCCTCGAAGTCGACGTCCGGGTCGGGGCGGTGGTACTGGTAGAGGTCTATCTTCTCGACGCCGAGGCGGTCCAGACTACAGAGGTGCGCGTTGCGGAGGTAGTCGGGGTCGCCGCGGGGAAGCCAGTCTCCATCGCGGTTGCGGAGGAGGCCGCCCTTCGTCGCCACCACGAGGTCCTCCGGGTACGGCGCGAGGGACTCGCGGATGAGGCGTTCGCTCACGCCCGGTCCGTAGGAGTCCGCGGTATCGACGAAGTCGATGCCGAGGTTCGTCGCCGTCTGGAGGACGTGTTCGGCGTCCGCCTCGTCGTCGGGACGGCCGATGATGTCCTCGCCGGTGAGTCGCATCGCGCCGAACCCGAGTCGGTGGACCGTCAGTTCGCCGCCGATGTCGAACGTACCGCTTTCGTTTTGAAGCATCCCCTCAGCCGACGGACGGGAGGGTGGTAAACGGTGTGGCCCTGCGACCGATTCACACGAATTCGGCGCCGAGACGGTCCCTCGGCGTCAGACGCGCGGCGGACGCGACACAAGACTTTTATTCAATCTCACGTACGTGTTGGTACGGTGAACGAGCGGCGGTCCGCGGGCGCGACGGGTAGGGGTACTTGACGCGCACGCCGCTGCCGCTCACTCCTACTTTCATGGAATCGACCGGAGAGCGGCGGCTCCGCCGGGGGTTTCGACCTTTCGAGAACGTCGGAAGGCGGCCACTCGTTCACGCTGTTCTCGTCGTCGGCACAACGTCCGAGTTGGGCTCGATGACTGTCCCGCCTCCCTACACCTCGGGCGTCTCCATCACCTGCGGGACGCCCTGCGCGACAACCGTTTCGCCGACGACGTACGACGACGCCGGCGCGGCGAGAAACTGCGCGATGTCGGCTATCTCCTCGGTGGTGCCGATGCGTCGCTCCACCTCCTCGCGGTCGATGTTCTCGGCGGAGACGCCCATCTGTGATTCGACGCCCGGCGTGGCGACGAACCCCGGCGCGATGCAGTTCACGCGCACGCCCTCGCCGGCCCACTCGTACGAGAGGCTGGTAGTGAGGTTGACGACGCCCGCCTTCGCCGCCCCGTAGTGGCTCATCATCGGCGACCCCTGCGTTCCGGCGACGCTGGCGAAGTTGACGACCGTGCCGCCGCCGTCTTTCAGGTGCTCGCCGGCCGCCTGCGTGCAGTGGTACGTCCCGGTGAGGTTGATGCCCACGATGGTTTCCCACCCGTTCTCGGAGATGTCGTCGAACGGCGCCATGAACGATGCGCCCGCGTTGTTCACGAGGCAGTCGAGGCCGCCGAACTCCTCGACGGTGGCCTCGACGAGGGCGTCGACGGCGTCGCGGTCGGTCACGTCGCACTCGACGGCCAGGGCGCGTCCGCCGTCGCCGCCGGCGCTCTCCTCGTTGATTCCCTCCGCCACGGGGTCGACGTTCTCCTGTTCGCGCGAGCAGACGACCACGTCCGCGCCCTCGGCGGCGAATCGCTCGGCGATGGTCTTCCCGATACCGCTGGACGCGCCCGTGACGATAGCCGTCTGTCCGTCGACGGAGAATCGGTCGGCCGTCATCGCCGCGCCTCCGCTGAATTGCGTGTCATCACAGTCCGGCTCTCGTGCGTTGGTAATCAAACCCCGGCTTGAGTTAGCAGCGTAAAACAGAACCCGTCCGGGAGGGGTATCGGTCTACCCCTCGTACCGGGTGATTCCTTCCACCTGCGAGGCGTCCACGTCCTCGAAGGCGTCGCGGGCGACGACGCGTTTGTGCACCTCGTCGGCGCCGTCGATGAGGCGGAAGGCACGCACGTCCTCGTAGAAGTCCGCGAGGGGGAGGTCCTTCCCGATGCCGTTACCCCCGCACAGTTGCAGGCAGTCGTCCACTACTTCTTGGACGACGTTCGCGGCGTACGTCTTCGACATCGAGACGGGGACGCGCGCCTCCTCGCCCCGCGCGATTCGCTCCGCGGCGTCCCGCACCATCGTCCGGACGGCGTGCAGACGCGTCTCCGCCTCCGCGACGGTGAACCGGACCGACTGCTTCTCGGAGAGATTGCCGCCGAACGCCTCCCGTTTCTCGGTGTAGGCCTTCGCCACCTCCAGCGACCGGGCGGCCATCCCGGTGTAACGCATGCAGTGGGTCAGGCGCGCCGGGCCGAGTCGCTGCTGGGCGTGCGCGAACCCCTCGTTCTCCTCGCCCAGCAGGTTCTCTTCGGGGACGCGCACGCCGTCGTAGCGAATCTCGGCGTGGCTCGACCCGAGCAGGTCGCCGCCGACGTGGGGGATGTCGCGTACGATTTCGACGCCGTCGGCGTCCGCGTCGACGAGGAACAGCGAGGTGCCCTCGTACGGGTGCGCCTCCGGGTCCGTGCGCGCCATCACGATGAGGAAATCGGCCTCGCTGCCCTGCGTCGTCCACCACTTGTGACCGTCGATGACCCACTCGTCGTCCTCCTTCCGCGCCTCCGAGCGGATCATCTTCGGGTCCGACCCGCCGCCCGGCGCGGGTTCGGTCATCGAAAAGCCCGAGCGCACGTCGCCGGCGACGAGGGGCCGGAGGTACTCCTCTTTCTGCGCCTCGGTGCCGACGAGTTCCAGTGTGTGCATGTTCCCCTCGTCCGGCGCGCCGACGTGCAGCGCCGGGGGTCCGAGGAGGCTCCGCCCCGCCTCCTCGAACGCCGGGAGCACGTCGCGGAAGTCCAGTCCCTGCCCGCCGTACTCCTCGGGAATCTGCGGCGCGTACAGGTCCCGCCCGCGCGCCTCCTCGCGAAGGGCCGCTATCTCCTCGTCGGGGACGGGCCCGTCGCCGAGGTAGTCGCGCTCCACCGGGATGACGCGGTCGTCGACGAACGCGCGGACCCGCCCCGCGAGTTCGCTCGCCGTCTCCGTGTCGTCGTACTCCATACTCTCCTCTGGAAATCGAACGGTGTAAATCTATTTCCGCTCCGAACTTATCGTCGGTAACGGGAGTGATGATATGAGCGACGACGGAAACCGCGACGACTACGTCCGGCGACTCGTCGACGAGGACGCCCTCCACGCGTACCTCGAAGACGAACTCGGCCCCAAATCGACCTTCGCGGTGGAGCGACACCCCGCGGGCCACTCGAACGAGACGCTGTTCGTGACGTGGGGCGACCGGGAGTTGGTGCTCCGGCGGCCGCCGCCGGGAGAGACGGCCGAGACGGCCCACGACGTCCTGCGGGAGTACCGCGTGATGGACGCCCTGCAGCAGACGCCCGTGCCCCTCCCGGAGACGGTGCTGGCCTGCGAGAATCACGATATCGTCGGCAGCGATTTCTACCTCATGTCGCGCGTCGCGGGCGACGTGCTCCGCGAGGCGGAACCCGAGCGCTTCGGGAATCCCGAGGCGCGCGAACGCGTCGGCTACGAACTCGTGGACACCCTCGCCGCGATTCACGAGGTGGACCTCGACTCGGTCGGCCTCGCGGAGTTCGGCCGCGCCGAGGGCTACACCCGCCGACAGGTCGACCGCTGGGGAAAACAGCTCGCGTGGGCGTTCGAGCGGACCAGCGAGGTCCGTCCGGTGCCCGTCCTGCGGGCGGTGGGCGAGTGGTTGGACGAGAACGCGCCCGACGAACACCCCGAGTCACTCGTCCACGGCGACTACAAACTGGACAACGTGCTGTACGCGCCCGGGACGCCGCCGGACCTCGCGGCCGTCTTCGATTGGGAAATGAGCGCGCTCGGCGACCCGCGCGCGGACCTCGGGTGGATGCTCTCGTACTGGCGCGACGCCGACGACCCCGAACCCGCGATACCGGAGTTGGAGACGCGGTTCATGGAGCGGGCGGGCTACCCGACGCGCCGCGAACTCGTCGAC
This genomic stretch from Halogeometricum sp. S1BR25-6 harbors:
- a CDS encoding phosphotransferase family protein — encoded protein: MSDDGNRDDYVRRLVDEDALHAYLEDELGPKSTFAVERHPAGHSNETLFVTWGDRELVLRRPPPGETAETAHDVLREYRVMDALQQTPVPLPETVLACENHDIVGSDFYLMSRVAGDVLREAEPERFGNPEARERVGYELVDTLAAIHEVDLDSVGLAEFGRAEGYTRRQVDRWGKQLAWAFERTSEVRPVPVLRAVGEWLDENAPDEHPESLVHGDYKLDNVLYAPGTPPDLAAVFDWEMSALGDPRADLGWMLSYWRDADDPEPAIPELETRFMERAGYPTRRELVDRYEERTGIEFEHQRFYRALAVYKLAGLGEMFFRRYLEGNSDDPMYPKMEARVPALGDRAKRIIEGEEPL
- a CDS encoding SDR family NAD(P)-dependent oxidoreductase, with protein sequence MTADRFSVDGQTAIVTGASSGIGKTIAERFAAEGADVVVCSREQENVDPVAEGINEESAGGDGGRALAVECDVTDRDAVDALVEATVEEFGGLDCLVNNAGASFMAPFDDISENGWETIVGINLTGTYHCTQAAGEHLKDGGGTVVNFASVAGTQGSPMMSHYGAAKAGVVNLTTSLSYEWAGEGVRVNCIAPGFVATPGVESQMGVSAENIDREEVERRIGTTEEIADIAQFLAAPASSYVVGETVVAQGVPQVMETPEV
- a CDS encoding acyl-CoA dehydrogenase family protein — translated: MEYDDTETASELAGRVRAFVDDRVIPVERDYLGDGPVPDEEIAALREEARGRDLYAPQIPEEYGGQGLDFRDVLPAFEEAGRSLLGPPALHVGAPDEGNMHTLELVGTEAQKEEYLRPLVAGDVRSGFSMTEPAPGGGSDPKMIRSEARKEDDEWVIDGHKWWTTQGSEADFLIVMARTDPEAHPYEGTSLFLVDADADGVEIVRDIPHVGGDLLGSSHAEIRYDGVRVPEENLLGEENEGFAHAQQRLGPARLTHCMRYTGMAARSLEVAKAYTEKREAFGGNLSEKQSVRFTVAEAETRLHAVRTMVRDAAERIARGEEARVPVSMSKTYAANVVQEVVDDCLQLCGGNGIGKDLPLADFYEDVRAFRLIDGADEVHKRVVARDAFEDVDASQVEGITRYEG
- a CDS encoding aldo/keto reductase; translated protein: MLQNESGTFDIGGELTVHRLGFGAMRLTGEDIIGRPDDEADAEHVLQTATNLGIDFVDTADSYGPGVSERLIRESLAPYPEDLVVATKGGLLRNRDGDWLPRGDPDYLRNAHLCSLDRLGVEKIDLYQYHRPDPDVDFEESVTALAELKDEGVIGHVGLSNVSVEQLETARDIVDVATVQNRFNLGHREDDDVLAACEEYDIGFIPWSPLAAGDVDAKSEALEDVASERDATRYQVMLAWLLEHSPVTLPIPGTADVEHLKQNVGATHLDLTDEEMSRLNE